A single window of Debaryomyces hansenii CBS767 chromosome F complete sequence DNA harbors:
- a CDS encoding DEHA2F27412p (no similarity): MSAMKILKPKYLYPTRVLYAKLAGRFFYTFAKYSRNATIEEVIHRPKPLSVAQAMHVMMQTYVLVARDPTPSLRTVHHRFSMAIPAFKTIPCNWVEA, translated from the coding sequence ATGAGTgcaatgaaaatattgaagcCAAAATACTTGTATCCGACAAGAGTGTTATATGCAAAGTTGGCCGGTCGGTTTTTCTATACGTTTGCAAAGTATAGCAGGAATGCAACAATCGAAGAGGTTATTCATAGACCAAAGCCACTACTGGTCGCACAAGCTATGCATGTCATGATGCAGACCTACGTTCTAGTTGCCAGGGATCCTACTCCGAGTTTGAGAACTGTTCACCACAGGTTCAGCATGGCTATTCCAGCTTTTAAAACTATACCCTGCAATTGGGTGGAAGCGTGA